The Arachis ipaensis cultivar K30076 chromosome B05, Araip1.1, whole genome shotgun sequence nucleotide sequence CACCAAGTTGTTTAAATAGGCctctaacaaactaactaaaagataaaataagataacttaatttaaatctcgtaaagataagataactaatttaaatcaaatttgatcttattggattagatcagatttgatttaaattttaaaatcctaaagatatgataattaatttaaatcagatttgatcttattatattagatcaaatttgatttaaatttaaaattcctaaaaatactATTAAGCAAATTAGAAGTAAATCAAATCTTTCAACAAACTCTAAcagcaaaacaaattaaaataaatgcctataaaattcaaaaattaataataaattatgcctcccattaaatttgaaaagattatTGGGCTTGTTGTCCTGCCTTAACCCAATGGGCCTTATGAGTTGTTGTCATTTCAACACCACTATTTTTTAGACGGACTCTTGGTCTTTTTAATGTCCAAGACCGGCATGGTACAATTCTTCGAGTATTCAAATCTTTGAATATGAAGAGATTACCATTCTGTCTCTTAGCTCTAAAATGACAAAAATGCCCTCCTGGCCACGTATCATAATCCAAAGACCAATGTCCTTCAATATATGCACATAAATCCTGGCTGGACAGTTTATTCCGGCTGAAGGGTTTGTCTTCAGAGTTGGAGATATCTTGGATTTTTATTTTCCCTCTCTACTATATGTAATTAGTTCGTTCTTAATTTCATCTCCCTTCTGAGTGGTATTTCTTATTTTCATAGAAAAACCAGCAAGTTTGGAATAATCTTTATAGAACTTTCCAGCTTCTTCGATTGTCTTGAAAGTCATCTCGACCTTTGGGATAAATTATTCATCAACAACACATTGGACTGTAAAATGAACCGAAATATTATCATAACAAGACCATTGTGTAATAACCAATAAGTCGAAACATATGCATTCTATAAAATCAGAAACCATTGCATTCtatccaaattcaaattcataaacaaCATTGATTTTAGTAAAGAAGGacgaaattattcattatcactttatttaATTGCACTCCATTCTATTCAATTTAAAATTGTTGAAGAATGAACCGAAATAAGATCATAACAAGCCAATTGTGTAATAACAAATAAACCGAAAagtgtccattatataaattcaaattcagaaattCTTGCATTCTAGAATAAactgaaaatattatcaaaacaagACCATTGTGTAATACCAAATGAACTAAAAATTGAACACTGGTTTTATTACTTTATTCAATAGCATTCctctattcaattcaaaattattgAAGAATGAAACCAGATAAAATGAAGACCAATCAAAACCTCGTCCAGTTGATTCGATTCTGAAGAATAATCTAAATcgctctcattcaactgatttgagcttgaatcattcattgttttgataaaATGCTATTTGATTCAGAAGAATAATACGCTATTCGATTCAAAAGAGTAATATGTTATTCAAATGTAGATCAAAAtttgaagagaaagagaagaaatcaTAGGAGAAACACAACAAAAATGAACGAAAATCTGAAGAGAAATCAGAGAAGAACAAAGAAGCTTTACGTTGAAGAGGAAGCTTTATGTTGAAGAGATTTACATTAAAAGTCTATTATGAAAGTATGAAAGAAAAGGTAGCACAACACGTGAGAGAAAATAACATAGTTGGACTTGGTTAGGAAAATTACTTAAATACAGAGCATTATTGTTAAATAATAACGTATAAAACAATGAACATAGGACTAAGGttagaataaaatatatacgAGTAATATatgaattttacaaaatattcGAGATAAAAAAGTAACTTAAGATTTAAATATAATActgtaaaattactttaaaaacaTATATAATTTTGTTTATCAACGTACCAATGagttcaaataattattttttatttaaattacaaaataaatatattaataatattttataaggTACACTgtaaaaatttcaatttaaataaaataactaattataataaaaattgtacataaatattaattgacttaaatttaaagtattttattaatttaatcattcctaataaattagtctttaaaaactcatattaataaaataaatattcatAATAGAAATGACGTAAATTAAATTATGTAATTCTTCCATTACTGAGTTTTAATTTCTATTATGCAAAATATtcgattaaaataaaattatatactaATCCTGATTAATATAAAAATCAACTTATCTCATAaatcatttaattatttttaataaaataattcctaaaaataaagagtttaaactcgtaaaataaattatatcttattttatatttaaatttctaaaaatatagGATGTTACAATGATTACTTGAAATGGATGGATTGAACCTAAACGTGAGATTCAAATTCCTTTTGGATGCTAAGTTCGATGTCTCTGTGGAAGATGTGCCATCATCCGACATCTTGAGAATGGGGTGATACCTGTAAGAGATTCTAATGCTTAAATTAGTAAGAGTTTTAGGTAGGTTTTTATGTAGATTATAGTTGAGAAATACCTGAGTTGGAAGAGGTATTTACACAATCGAATGAGTGATCTTGTAGCCACATTTGTAACCTCCCTTCCTATTCTAGCGGGTAGTTATCTTCCCCTTTTATCTAGGAGTTGTTAAGATCTCATACTTAAATATATGAACTTATTTGTAAGTGCAGTTAAGGTTCTACATACCAGGTGGACCCTATAAAGTTAGACAGGGTAGTGAAGGGAATTTGACGTACATAAGCTTTGTTTTTTGGgtctaattttgaattttgaaccaGGATAAGAAtaattataaacaaaaaaaaaatctgtattatttaactaaaattttagtGGTTTTCATGTTTTtcgtaaaaattattttttatcaatactaaaagatgaaaaataaaagagagtAGGCTGGtcgagagaaagaaaaagagatcgATGATGAAGAAATCGAAGGAAAAACAACAATAATTAAAAGCAGGATTAGCAGAAAAAGAAGATGCAACGACAGAACAATAAGATGAAAAAGAAACAATAACATCAAGAGAAGTATATAATTTTCACGTGCTGAGTATTGTAAATGAGTTTTGTCGTATACGTGTAACATAACCGTACATGCTATATATATTCTTTTCAATTATAATCAAGAAAATCGAGTCATCCTGGTCTTCAAGTGACCGTTTCCGAGCTCGCAGATTGAGCTGAAGGCTTTCGGGTAGTGGAGGTGTCCTCCCTCTGCGGAATAGACATTGCGGACGTTATGGTTTGGAAGTTATTTAAGTAGCACAGATGGAAAATAACAATTTGTTAGTTTTCTTTACCGATGAGGCTTCTATCTCAGCAACACCCTCACAACCTTGACCACCTCCTTGTAGCAAGTCACAGTACTTTACTGCTTCATTTTCATCTTCAAATTCCTGCAAATATATTGTGAAGTTGTAAGCAATTAAACCATTCTAATGACTGAAAAGTTGCAATAAATACGCAGTATCTTACAAACAAGACCTACTCAAGGTGTTTTATATGCAGCAGCAAAAGAATCATCATATTACcatttaatcaaaataaaatggtAGAGCATAAAGTTAGAATTTGTTGGAAATTCACATTACTAAATGTTCACAACGACACAATACTttgataattataaatttaaccgTGGTGATGCATTTGTATGAATATATACCAGCACTCCCTCTCTAATATCTTCCACAAGCATTTGAAACTTTGTTCCTCCCCTTGCTTGTTTGGACTGATTCCCAAGTCCAGATCTCCAGTTGCCTCCTTTGGAAAATAATAAGCCAAGCTCTCTCTCAACCTCACTGTTAGAgattaagaaaaagaaagagaaaaaaaatctcAGGTAGGAAATATGGTGTATACTACTAAGGAGGGGTGAAAAAGCAAGCATAAAAGTGGATCAAACCTTCTATTTCTTCGGGTTTTCATTGTCCACAATTGATTTTCCTTTTGCGTTAGTACATAAACAGGCTTTGAAGTTTCTCTCCAAGGGTTGGAATCTAATACTGTTAAAATGAACGAAAGGAACaaacaaaatattaataatgCTTTACTTGCCATATAAACCTTCAATTTTCTATGACAATCTCCCTATCCACCTACACACATGGGTACACCCAACAGGGACACGGGCATATCAATCTATCCAAAAATGCGTGCAACACAACCAGCACTATGTACAACACAGGCAACCACAGCATATTTAAACATGCAGCAAGGTAGTATAAATCATTTACTTTTGGTTTTGGAGAGGAAGAGACCGAAAGAAAAGGGTTTGAAGAGTAACATGAAGTCCTCTTTACTCTTGAAATCCTTCCTTTTCATCCCTTCCCCTCCAAAACTCCAACTGGCAAACACACCCTAAAGCAACGCTCCACTGTTGTAgcgtcttttctttctttttctattttttcttttttcttttcatatatatatatatatatattttttttctttttgtaataaaGTACCTACaaaaatatcaatgcatatggttttacatttaattaacacatgagtatgtacccgaCTCCCATGATTTCAATGAAAATACAACACACACCTTTTACTCAactaatgtcccaagttttcccataCTTGAATGAtatacactcactagcctaagctaataaaAGATCCAAATTatggacatttattgtttttcgctttagggcttgtaatgtgctaaaattaagaacaagtgggttaagcgtaggctcaaagttggctaacaatggaagataaaaggtaaggctatttgggtaagtgagctaattgaaacaatgGTCTCAATCGTATAAATGCATGTCTgcataaaataatggacataaagaatcaaacaaatcaaagattacaatcatagagagagaataatgcacacaagaaggaaaataagtggttatatgacgtaaccacacaattaggctcaaaactcacaagcttgtgttcttagctcaaaacatgatccacaatatatataattcaagtaagtttaatgaaaaattttcactcaaatcaattagggCGCCCTacagatagaaatcttgaaaatttcattattttgactaagcttattatgtatatatatgcaaaataggAAAATGCGACAAAAAGTCCTAGAAGACCTAAAAAAATGAAATggaaaagtgttgagattagaaatttgtcacccaaaaacgccgattggtcggacgacctccccacactttaaagtttgcaccgtcctcggtgcattcaaagatgagcaagggggtacggcgactacacgggttgccaccttcagctggtggatcaactggttgctgcgtgttctttgtcCTGCTTCCGTTTTAGCTTATAatgactcatcctgaaaatagaagacaggatagtaagaaaagtaaatgcaaaagcaaggaagcatatattgttggaatgaggtaaatacCACTAGAATCGAATGAGTGACCCAATGTGCGACATGGATAAAAGGTGAGTGTGTATTCCAAGTTGCGcgcagtttagaacacacataCTAACTTGAAAAGCTATGTCACAGTTACACAaaaaggaacatgcacttcacttattctagtgtgcttgagatgctctaaactcgtaggttaagacaaccgaacaagcaataaagaagcatgaaagcattcaagccaaaaatcaagcaattgtgaattggatgaTGAGTGGACATTGATTGATATGTAAGTAGACTTTAATGTACAAATGGTGTATGAAACTTACACAACAAACAATGACACG carries:
- the LOC107640675 gene encoding uncharacterized protein LOC107640675, translated to MASKALLIFCLFLSFILTVLDSNPWRETSKPVYVLTQKENQLWTMKTRRNRSEVERELGLLFSKGGNWRSGLGNQSKQARGGTKFQMLVEDIREGVLEFEDENEAVKYCDLLQGGGQGCEGVAEIEASSVKKTNKLLFSICAT